The Armatimonadota bacterium region CGACCGCAAAACGCGACGGGTGTCGCCCTGCATCGGCGGAGCGGTGATGGGCTATGCCTTCGTGCTGGACATGGAGGGTGACGACCTCTACCGCTCACTGGCGATCACGCAGGGCGGGGCGGTCTTCGGTGTGGGCGCACTCACCGACAACGCAGGCGATGACCGGTACGAATGTTACGTCAACGGTCAGGGTAGCGCGGACTGGGGCATCGGTCTGTGCGTGGACCGTGCGGGGAACGACCGTTACCACTGCTTCAGTACGTCACAGGGCTACGGCAGCACCAAGGGCTACGGGTTATTGCTGGATGTAGAAGGTGATGACACCTACATCGCTGATGACCAGACCCTCGATTTCCCCTCCCCCCAGACGGACAAACACAATGTGAGCCTCGCCCAGGGCACGGGCTACGGAAGGCGTGCGGACTACACCGATGGACACTCGCTGGCGGGGGGTATTGGCATACTGGTAGACGGCACGGGCAATGATCGCTATAGCTGTGGAGTGTTCGGGCAGGGTGTGGGATACTGGTACGGGCTGGGTATTCTCTCTGATGGCGGCGGCGACGATGTGTACGAGGGTATCTGGTATGTACAGGGGGCGTCGGCGCACTTCGCGGTAGGTGTTCTGGAAGACGCGGGCGGCAACGACCGTTACACCGCGACGATGAACATGGCGCAGGGGGCAGGGCACGATTTCTCACTCGGCTGGCTGGTAGAACTCGGCGGTCATGATGTCTATCGCGCCCCGAACCTGAGCCTGGGTGGCGGCAATGCCAACGGCATCGGTATCTTCTGGGACGCTTCCGGGGATGACCGTTACGAGGTGCAGCCCTCCCTCACTCTGGGGCGCAGCAGCATCGGCGCACGAGGTACTCTGCGCGAGCGAGCCATCTGTCTGGGACTGTTCTGTGATACGGGAGGCAAGGATACCTATCCGGAGGGGTTGCCTTTTGCCCGCGATAACTGCCGGTGGAGCCAGCCCGGTGCTTCGCAGCCCCCTTTGAAGCTGGAGTATGGTGTGGGTATCGACTGCGAGCAACCGTTGCAGCCAGAGGATGTGTAGTCCCAGCCAGCGCAAGATGGTTGACTTCCGGAAACAAAAAATGTACAATCCTCATAGTATTCATTGCCTCGCGAAATAAAATGCGTGAGGTACTACGTGGACAGGAGATAGGCACCATGATTGCTGCAAAAGGGTTGGAAGATGTCGTTGCCGGGGTCTCTTCCATTTGTGATGTCAATGGTCAGACGGGACAGTTAATTTACCGCGGCTATGACATCGATGACCTGGCACAGTATGCTACTTTCGAGGAAGTGATCTACCTGCTGTGGTATGGCAAGCTCCCCAATAAGACAGAGTATGAACAGTTGAGGGAGCAGCTGGTAGCCAACAGGGAGTTGCCGGTACAGGTGATGAAGTTGTTATTTGATTTGCCTCCGCGTGCCAATCCGATGCATCTGTTGCGCACGGTCGTTTCCGCGCTGGCTTTGTATGACCCAGATGCGAGCGATAATTCGCCCGAAGCGAACCTGCGCAAAGCAATTCGTCTCGCGGCACGCATCCCGACGATTATCACCTCCATCGAGCGCATTCGGAATGGTGAACTGCCTCTGAAGAACAATCCTGAACTGAGCCATGCGGCAAACTATCTCTACACCCTGAAGGGCACGGTACCCGACGAGCTGAGCGTGCGTGCGATGGAGGTTGCGCTGATTCTGCAGGCAGACCATGAATTCAACGCTTCCACCTTCACCGCTCGCGTGATTACCTCCACGCTTTCGGACATGTATTCGGCGGTGGTCGGGGCAATCGGTGCCCTGGCGGGTCCCTTACATGGTGGGGCAAACGAACGCGTCATGCGCATGCTGATTGACATCGGTGATGTCTCTCGTGCGGAGGACTATGTGAAGGGGTTGCTGATGCAAAAGCAGCGCGTGATGGGGTTCGGGCATCGGGTGTACAAGACGGAGGACCCACGCGCCAAACACCTGAAACGACTCTCACGCGAACTCGGCGAGCGTCAGAACAATCTCAAGTGGTACCTCATCTCCGAGAAAGTGGAAGAGGTGATGCTGCGCGAGAAAGGGCTCTACTGCAACGTGGATTTCTACTCCGCGTCGGTACAGTACATGCTGGGCATTCCTATTGACATGTTCACACCCCTCTTCGCGAGCAGCCGCATTGTTGGCTGGACAGCGCACGTTATGGAGCAGATGGCGGACAACCGCCTGATTCGCCCGCGTGCGGAGTACGTGGGACCACGCAACCTGCTGTGGGTGCCGATGGAGGAACGCGAATAGGCGCACAGTATCCACAGAGGAGAATGGACGATGGCGTTCTTCCTGACAGAAGCCCAGGTGAGCAGTTTACTGACGATGCCTGAGGCGCTGGACGCGGTAGAGCGGGCTTTCGCTGCAGAAGGACAGGCGGAAGTGCTCAACAACCCGCGCCAGCGTCTCTATTTGCCTGATGGCGTGTTCCACATCATGAGCGCGGCGGTGCTCAGCGAAGGCGTGTTCGGCTTCAAGGCGTATGCCTCCTTTGCCCCCAAGACGCGCTTCCTCTTCTTCCTCTACGACGCCGACAACGGCAACCTGTTGTGCTTGATGGAAGCCGACCGGCTGGGACAAATGCGCACAGGAGCGGCATCGGGGGTGGCTACGCGGTATATGGCGAGACACGATGCCCGCACGCTGGGCATTCTCGGTGCAGGCTGGCAGGCTCAGACGCAGGTGGAAGCGATATGTGCGGTGCGCCCCATTGCCCGCGTGAAGGTATACTCGCGCCATCCGGAAAGGCGTGAGCAGTTCGCCGAGATGATGAGCCAGAGATTGGGCGTTTCGGTGGTGCCGGCGGATACCGCCGAAGAGGCTACGCGGGGAAGTGCCGTTGTGGTGTGCGCCACCACAGCACGCGAACCTGTATTGTTCGGGGAGTGGCTGGACGACGGCACACACGTCAACGCCATCGGGGCAAATGCTTTCTCGCGCCGGGAACTGGATGTGAGCGTGTTCTCACGATGCCAGACGGTGGCGGTGGACGACCGCGAGCAGGCGAAGGTGGAATCGGGCGAGATCATCACCGCCGTCGAGGCGCGCAAGCTGAACTGGCGACAGGTGCTGGAACTGGCGGACATCGTCGCCGGGCGTGCTCCGGGGCGCACTGACCCTGCTGAAGTGACGCTGTTTAAGAGCCTGGGCGTGGCTCTGGAGGACGTCGCGGTGGCGCACGTGGTATATCGCAAAGCGCTGGCACAGGGTGTGGGGCAAGCCTTACCTTTTTAGTTGCAAACGGAGGTATAATCTAGCTAAGCTTAGCAGCGAAGGAGTGCAACCATGGCGAAGCGCATTGTGGAGATATCCGCGCACGATTCCACCACCCCGCAGATGCCCGGTTTGCAGCAGCAGGGGAACATCCTGCTGGCGAAGCTGGAGGACCTGGTGCGCTGGGGGCGGGTGAACAGCCTGTGGCCGCTCACCTTTGGGCTGGCGTGCTGCGCGATTGAGATGATGTCTACCGTATCTGCACGATTCGACATCTCTCGCTTCGGCTCGGAGGTCTTTCGCCCCAGCCCAAGGCAGGCGGATGTGATGATTGTGGCGGGGCGAGTATCCAAGAAGATGGGACCTGTCCTGCGCCAGCTGTACGACCAGATGCCCAACCCCAAGTGGGTCATTTCGATGGGAGCGTGCGCCTCCTGTGGTGGCGTCTTCAATAACTACGCGATTCTGCAGGGGGTAGACCAGATTGTGCCGGTGGACGTCTACGTGCCCGGTTGTCCACCCTCGCCGGACGCCTTGCTCTATGGTCTGTTACAGCTGCAGCGCAAGATACGCCAGCAACACCGGGGGATGATTCTCGAACTGATCCCCCGCAAGCAGGAGGAGGTGTCCGTCGAATGATTACCCAGGTGGCAAAGCGATTTGTGAAGACGGTGCTTCCCCTGGCGCAGGGGCTGAGCATCACCTTCCGGCACCAGCCTCCTTTCCAGGAGCCCATTACGGTGGAGTATCCGGAACAGAAGCGACCGATGTACCCCCGCACGCGCTGGCGGCATGTCCTGCGTCGCTACGATAACGGGCTGGAGCGATGCATCGGCTGTTCTCTGTGCGCCGGTGCTTGTCCGGCACGCTGTATCTACGTGGAAGCGGCTGAGAACACCGATGAGAACCGATATTCACCCGGAGAGCGATACGCCACACGCTACGAAATCAACATGTTGCGCTGTATCTTCTGCGGCTACTGTCAGGAAGCGTGTCCAACAGGTGCGATTGTGCTGCGCGACGACTATGAACTTGCCGACTATCACCGCAGTGACTTCATTTACACCAAAGAGATGCTTCTGGAACCGATACCTGCGCCCCAAGAGGAATGAAGACCACACCGCCGCGGAAACGAAAACCGCGGCGGTGAGTCTAATGAATGGGAACCGACGTCAGCACCGCAAGCGTAATAAGCAACAGGAGGACAACCCGGAATGGAATGGACGAAAGAGGCAGCCGCCGGCTGGCAAGATACGCGAGCAGAGTTTGAAACGCTTATGCGCCGTCACCATCGGACGGTGTTCAACATCGCCTACCGCCTGACCGGCAACAGAGACGATGCGGAAGACCTGACCCAGGAGGCGTTTATCCGGGCGTTCCGGTTCTTTGACCGGTACAATCGGGACATGCCTTTTGAAAACTGGATGTATCGCATCGTCAATAATGCCTTTATCGACATGCTGCGTCGGCGACCGAAGCTCCAAGTGCAGTCATTGGACCAACCGCTCCATATTCAGGACTCAGACAGGGATGTACAGCTAGAGATACCCGACGCAGCCTCGAATCCCGAAACCATCGTGATGTCGGAGGAGTTGGAGGACTATATCCAGCGCGCTCTGGATGCTCTGCCGCCCGATTTTCGCACGACGGTGGTACTGGCAGACATCCAGGGGTTATCGTACGAGGAGATTGCCGAGGCGATGCGTTGCTCGTTGGGCACTGTACGCTCGCGCTTGCATCGCGGCAGGCGATTTCTTCGCCAACGCATCGAAGCGTACCAACAAGCCAAAGCGCGTGGAGAGGTGACCGAATGATGAACTGCGGTAAAGTGCAGAATTTGCTCTCTTGTTACATCGATAGAGAGCTGCCGGGTGTCGATATGCTTGCTATCCAGAGGCACCTGGATGGATGCCCGGAGTGTCGACGTGAATATCTGACCCTTCTGCAGGTCAAGCGCCTGCTCAGTGAAATGCCTGTTGTGGCTCCGTCTGCTTCTCTCGAAGAACGTCTGGTGGAGAGTGTGCTGCGTACGACTGCCCCCGCGGACAGGTGGCGCTTCCTTCTGCCCAGGCAGCTGGTGCGTCCGCTGGCACTGGCGGCTGCGCTGGGAGCGATGACTTTAGGGGTGTGGTACTTCGGCATACAAGCGCGTTCGTCGTCACAACAGGACATTGCTGCTGCGGCAGGAATAGCCAGCGAGATAGACCATGCTACGCTGGATGCTTACCTCTCTGGCAAACTGCATCTTCGTCAGCAACCCTACGTACCGGCAGAGATCCCGCTATACCCGTACGATAACCGGGCTTCTCTGGTCTCCGTCCGATATTATCGGTGAGATAAAACGGCGAGGGCGACCAGATACGCCTTCGCCTTAACCCCCATCTCAGAGAAACAAGGAGGGATGTCAACAATGAGGGCTCAGCCTCGTGCATGGGTCTTTACTCTGATGATTCTGTTCAGTGTGGCGTTGGGTGCGTTCCTCGGAACCGCTTTTCAGAAGCCGGTGATTACCCTGGCACAGGGTGGCATGCGCACCGTGTCTGCGACAGCCAGCGTCTCCAAAGCGGAGGCGCTCAGCGCGGCAGAGGCGATGGAAAGCGCGTTCGTGCGGGTGGCGGAAGAGGTGTCGCCGGCGGTGGTGACCATCTACGCCCGAAAGACCGTCACCCGGCCCAGCCTGCGCTTGGAGATACCGGACGACATTCCGCTGCCATTTGGTTTCCGAAGGGATAGTCGTGCGCCCGAAACCGTGCCTATTCCCACGCGGGGTGTCGGTTCTGGCGTCATTGTGCGTAGCGACGGCTATATCCTGACCAATGACCACGTCGTTGCCGGAGCAGACCGCGTGGAGGTAGCGTTGAGCGATGGGCGCAGGCTGGAAGGCAAAGTGATGCGCGACTTCCGCAGCGACATCGCGGTTGTCAAAGTGAACGCGACGGGATTGCCCACCGCCAAGCTGGGCGACTCGGATTCGGTGCGCGTGGGACAGTGGGCGATTGCGCTGGGTAGCCCCTTTGACAAGCAAAACTCCATGACCGTTGGCGTGGTCAGCGCACTCGGCCGACGCGAGTCCATCGGCAGCCTCACGCAGGGACAGCGCTACTACCCGAACCTGATCCAGACGGACGCCTCTATCAACCCGGGCAACTCGGGTGGTCCCCTGTTGAACATTCGCGGCGAGGTAATCGGCATCAACACCGCCATCGAGTCGCCGACCGGCAGCTTCGCGGGCATCGGCTTCGCTGTGCCCATCAATACCGCCCGCTTCGTGATGGAGCAGCTCATCACGCGCGGTAAAGTGGTGCGAGGATTCTTCGGCGTGATGCCTGCAGATGTCACGCCCGAGGACGCCCAGCGACTGAAGGTGAAGCAAGGTGCGCTGATTACCTCGGTCACCGAAGGCTCACCGGCGGCGCAGGCGGGCATCCAGGTTGAAGACGTGGTGGTGGAGTATAACGGCAAGCCGGTGCGGGGCGAGGTAGACTTCCGCGATATGGTCGCGCGCACCGAGCCGGGTACTGTGGTGCCAGTGAAAATCGTGCGTAACGGGCGCGAGATGACCGTGCGCGTGAAAGTGGGCGAAGCACCGGAGGTGGATGCGCAGACGCGCCAGCGGGAGCAGCCGCAGGAGAGCGGTCGCAAGCTGGGCATCAGTATCGAGAGGCTCACCCCAGAACTGGCGGAGCGTTACAAGCTGCCGCGCAATACGCAGGGCGTGGTGATTACCGAGGTGGTGCCCGGCAGCGCGGCGGACGATGCAGGGTTGGCTGCTGGCGATGTGATTCTGCAGGTGGACGGCCAGCGAGTAACCAGCGTAGACGAAGTACACCGCATCGTTTCCAGCCGCAAGTCGGGTGACACCATTATCTTCATCGTGCGCACCAACACCGATGAGGGCGCGATTACCCGTCGCGTGCGTGTAGAAATGCCTTGAGCGAGAACCTCACCCCGAACCCCTCTCCCACCGGGAGAGGGGTTTCTGTTTGGCTATCTCCTGGCGGCACTGCCACGCAATCTGCATCTTCTCCAGCAGACTGGTATGCGCTCTGTGTCGAAAAACGTCGTAGCGGTTGCTTTCGATCCGATCTAGAATGCGGGCATAGAGACGACTGCCCAACAGCACGGGATAGCGGTATTCACAGGGAAGCAGGGGGATGCCTCTTTCCGCTTCCGCATACAGTTTCCGCGTGCGTTCTATCTCGAAGCGCAGGAGATGGAGAACCGGCTCAGAGAGCCTGCCTTCCGCGATGTCCTGCTCGGTCACGCCGAATCGCTGCATGTCTTCCTGCGGCAGGTAAATCCTGCCTCTGCGCCAGTCTTCACCGACATCGCGCAAGAAGTTCGTCATTTGCATCGCCTCGCCCATGCGCGTCGCAGGTGCTAAGACGGACTCCTGGTGGCAACGGAACAGGCACAGCATCATCGCCCCCACTACCGCCGCACTACCCCACATATACTCTTGCAGTTCGGAATAGGTGCGGTAGCGGGTGCGGTAGAGGTCCTGGCGCATGGAGTTCAGGAAGTCGTGCATATACCTTTCGGGGATCGCGAACCGTTTGGCGGTATGCGCGAAGGCGCGCAGCACCGGTTCCTCTACCCACTGCCCGGCAAGGGCGCGCTGCAGGGTTCGTTCGTATTGGTCGATGTAGCGGGCGATTTTCTCGGTGCTTGTACTGTTCGGTTCGTCCACCCCCTGGTCGGGCAGGCGTACGAATGCATAGAGCGCGTGCACATGAGGACGCAGGTCAGGTGGGA contains the following coding sequences:
- the citZ gene encoding citrate synthase 2; amino-acid sequence: MIAAKGLEDVVAGVSSICDVNGQTGQLIYRGYDIDDLAQYATFEEVIYLLWYGKLPNKTEYEQLREQLVANRELPVQVMKLLFDLPPRANPMHLLRTVVSALALYDPDASDNSPEANLRKAIRLAARIPTIITSIERIRNGELPLKNNPELSHAANYLYTLKGTVPDELSVRAMEVALILQADHEFNASTFTARVITSTLSDMYSAVVGAIGALAGPLHGGANERVMRMLIDIGDVSRAEDYVKGLLMQKQRVMGFGHRVYKTEDPRAKHLKRLSRELGERQNNLKWYLISEKVEEVMLREKGLYCNVDFYSASVQYMLGIPIDMFTPLFASSRIVGWTAHVMEQMADNRLIRPRAEYVGPRNLLWVPMEERE
- the nuoI gene encoding NADH-quinone oxidoreductase subunit I translates to MITQVAKRFVKTVLPLAQGLSITFRHQPPFQEPITVEYPEQKRPMYPRTRWRHVLRRYDNGLERCIGCSLCAGACPARCIYVEAAENTDENRYSPGERYATRYEINMLRCIFCGYCQEACPTGAIVLRDDYELADYHRSDFIYTKEMLLEPIPAPQEE
- a CDS encoding serine protease; this translates as MRAQPRAWVFTLMILFSVALGAFLGTAFQKPVITLAQGGMRTVSATASVSKAEALSAAEAMESAFVRVAEEVSPAVVTIYARKTVTRPSLRLEIPDDIPLPFGFRRDSRAPETVPIPTRGVGSGVIVRSDGYILTNDHVVAGADRVEVALSDGRRLEGKVMRDFRSDIAVVKVNATGLPTAKLGDSDSVRVGQWAIALGSPFDKQNSMTVGVVSALGRRESIGSLTQGQRYYPNLIQTDASINPGNSGGPLLNIRGEVIGINTAIESPTGSFAGIGFAVPINTARFVMEQLITRGKVVRGFFGVMPADVTPEDAQRLKVKQGALITSVTEGSPAAQAGIQVEDVVVEYNGKPVRGEVDFRDMVARTEPGTVVPVKIVRNGREMTVRVKVGEAPEVDAQTRQREQPQESGRKLGISIERLTPELAERYKLPRNTQGVVITEVVPGSAADDAGLAAGDVILQVDGQRVTSVDEVHRIVSSRKSGDTIIFIVRTNTDEGAITRRVRVEMP
- a CDS encoding ornithine cyclodeaminase, which codes for MAFFLTEAQVSSLLTMPEALDAVERAFAAEGQAEVLNNPRQRLYLPDGVFHIMSAAVLSEGVFGFKAYASFAPKTRFLFFLYDADNGNLLCLMEADRLGQMRTGAASGVATRYMARHDARTLGILGAGWQAQTQVEAICAVRPIARVKVYSRHPERREQFAEMMSQRLGVSVVPADTAEEATRGSAVVVCATTAREPVLFGEWLDDGTHVNAIGANAFSRRELDVSVFSRCQTVAVDDREQAKVESGEIITAVEARKLNWRQVLELADIVAGRAPGRTDPAEVTLFKSLGVALEDVAVAHVVYRKALAQGVGQALPF
- the nuoB gene encoding NADH-quinone oxidoreductase subunit B, whose translation is MAKRIVEISAHDSTTPQMPGLQQQGNILLAKLEDLVRWGRVNSLWPLTFGLACCAIEMMSTVSARFDISRFGSEVFRPSPRQADVMIVAGRVSKKMGPVLRQLYDQMPNPKWVISMGACASCGGVFNNYAILQGVDQIVPVDVYVPGCPPSPDALLYGLLQLQRKIRQQHRGMILELIPRKQEEVSVE
- the crtB gene encoding phytoene synthase, with the translated sequence MMESHLVADYRYCQAVQRRFGKSYYFATRFFPPDLRPHVHALYAFVRLPDQGVDEPNSTSTEKIARYIDQYERTLQRALAGQWVEEPVLRAFAHTAKRFAIPERYMHDFLNSMRQDLYRTRYRTYSELQEYMWGSAAVVGAMMLCLFRCHQESVLAPATRMGEAMQMTNFLRDVGEDWRRGRIYLPQEDMQRFGVTEQDIAEGRLSEPVLHLLRFEIERTRKLYAEAERGIPLLPCEYRYPVLLGSRLYARILDRIESNRYDVFRHRAHTSLLEKMQIAWQCRQEIAKQKPLSRWERGSG